TCCGAACTATGTAAAGCTTTGGTGTTGGCAAAACCAACGGTTAGCTTAATGGTAAAAAAGCTGCAGGAAAAAGGGCTAGTTACAAGAGAACCTTACAAAAAGATTTTCCTAACTAAGCAGGGTACTGAAAAGGCAAAAGCCATCTTAAGGAGACATGAAGCAATAAAAGAAATACTCATTAAGAGCGGTACCCCTGAGGATATTGCAGAACTGGATGCCTGCAAAATGGAACATTTTCTACACACTGAAACGCTAGAAGCTCTTATGAACTCCCTTTTCGATCCCAAGGAGAAAGAAAGACATAATAAAAAACAGCCGATATAAAATACAGAACCATGGCTGCATAGAAAGAGTAGGAATACCCTCTGTATTGAATTATGTAACCAGCGATTAGCGAACCCTAACGCACGTGATAGATTGTCCCCCATGCTCATAAGCCCGTTGGTTATAGTTCTAAAATGCACAGGCGTTATTCTCCATATTAAACTGCTGAGAAACCGGTGTAGACATGTTCATGAGGGCTTGCCTAATAAGAAAAGATGGTATAGCGTATGCCAGAGAACCGGCTTTTGCGAGAATAAACATGAACGGCAAAGAGAAAAGCTCTGTGATTACTACTGTACGTACCTTGCCGAGGCGTCTCACTACTAGTGGAACTAATAACATTCCAGCCGCCGTGGCCAACTGACCAAGAGTGTAGATGAGCCCAATCTGAGGACCGGGTAAAGTGAAAATATCCTTAAAGTAGAGATTCATGAATGGAATAATCAAACTTGCGCCGAGACCAACTAAAGTTCTTGGTACAATGAGCACGATAAGTAAAGGCGTAAACCCACGAAGGCTCCCAAGTCGCTCTCTGGTGAAAGGATTGCTCAGTGATATTCGCAATGAAGTATGCACCTTTAAGGTTACGATCACCATGCCCAAGGAAGCACACAAAACACCAGTCCACATGATTCCCCTATAAAGGGCAATAGGATCTCTTACACCCAGGAAACCAGAGATAAATGTGAGAAAAGAACCACCAGCAAAAGCAAAGGTGTGTAATGCATTGTTCAAGGAAAAAAGTTCATTCCTGTACTCCTCTTTGGTGTGGTCCATAATAAAAGGGGAAATTCCTATCATGAACAAAGCATCTGCCGTCCCCAAAAGCCCCCCTAATAATACCAACATGGGAACTGACTTTGTTAGGAGGATTAAAACCTGGACTGCGACAGCAAGGCCCATGGCAGTTAGAAAGTTATAGCGGTAACCTATTCTGTTTATTATCAGGGCAGCTGGTATGGTCATTAACACGGACCCAAATGAACGTGCACTTAGCACCGTGCCAATCACAGACTGAGTAAAACCAATTTCAGATAAGTACAAGTTAAAAACTGTGAAGTAAAACGAAAAACCCATGAAATACAAAAAACTAGCAACAGAAAACCATAGCAGCGGCGCAGGATTCTCTGTTAGCGCTGTTCTGTATCTTCTTAGGGCGGCGATAATTTGCATTAACCTTATTATACATTTCATATTTGATCAACCATGGTGTAAAATGTAAAAGTGAATGTATAAATATTCCTAATATAGGAGGTACACCATGGAACGGAGCAAGAGAACTACAGCGGAAAGACTTAAGACGCTTCGAGAGATCATCAAGACAGAACCTACATCTACCCAGCAGGAGTTAGTGGAGAAATTAAAGCAAGCTGGGTTTAAAGTCACCCAAAGTACAGTATCAAGGGACCTCAAAAAAATAGGAGCAATGAAAGTATTCTTACCTGATGGTACCTACGAGTATACCTTGCCTGAGGCAACCTCACTGACTATTGACGAACGCATTGTAACCATTGTAAAGAAAAGTATTTTGGACATGCAGTACCGCTCCCCCATATTGGTTATAAAAACGGTACCCGGTACAGCAAGAAGCGTAGCGCGTGCTATAGATTCCTTGCAGCTAAAGAAAGCCATTGGGAGCATAGCTGGTGATGATACGGTCTTTGTTCTTGCTCAAGATGATGTAGGAGCGTTCGAGATAAAGGAGAAATTGCATGATATAATGGAAAAGTAGAATGTGTTAACAAAGCCTTAAAAAATGGAGGTTTTCCGGTATGGGGTTATCTGAAAAAACGATTACTGTTGCTGTAGTGGGGTCAGTAAAGAGTGGTAAAACAACTCTTGTAGAGAACCTATTAGCAAAGGCAGGGGTGATCGACAAACCAGGCAAGGTCGAGTCGAAAAACACTGTGAGCGACTTTGATCCCTTTGAACAGGAGAGACAGATTTCCATCAACCTGACAGTGGAACCACTAGTTTGGAAAAATGTAAAAATCAATTTTTTAGATACACCAGGTTTCTTGGACTTCAAAATGGATTCCATGTCAGCAATCAAGTTTTCTGACGCAGTCCTATTCGTGGTGGACGGTTCATCTGACATCGGTGTTACTACAGAAATGCTTTGGGATTATTACCTAAACCTTGAACAAAAGAAACCGGCATTATTTTTCCTAAATAAGATGGATAAGGCCGAGGCAGATCAAAGTAGAGTAGTTGATCAAATACGTTCACTACTCTCCAATAGAGCTGCACCTTTATCTGTACACGCTAATGATAAAGTTGTTAGCGTCTTCGACGACTTATCAGGCTTACCAGAGGAATTGAGAAACGCTGCAGCTGAGTACAAAGAAATGGTTCTAGATGCAGTGGCAGAAGCTGATGATGTTGTATTAGAAAAGTACTTGTCCGGAGAAGAGATTACCCAGGAGGAGCTTAGCAGGTGCTTCAAGAGTGCCATGGCAAACGGAAATTTCTTCCCAATAATGGCAGGCTCATGCATCAATGATAGCGGCCTAGAGAATGTTCTGGATTTCCTTTCAGAGAATGTATCTCCTCTACCTGTGTCTGATTTTCCTAATGCTGACACCGTGGGCATAGTCCTGAAAACTTATATGGACCCTTATGTGGGTCGCATAAGCGTTATAAAGATGCTGAAGGGATCACTAACTACGGGATCTCAGCTCTGGAATCCAGACACAGAACAGTTGATAACCATACCCAAGGTTTCATTCATCGTGGGTAAGAAAATAGTCGATGCAGAAACAGTTGCGGCTCCCGACATCGGCGCCATAGTTAAGGTAGAGGAATTGGCAACTAACTCTGTACTCTGTACACCCAACGTGAAAGTGGATGTACCACGCCTTGATGTACCACAACCACTTCTTCCAAAAGCCATTGAACCTAAAACAAAATCAGACCAGGAGAAGTTGCTAAGTAGCTTACATAAGATACAAACAGAAGATCCTTCCTTCATAGTTTTCTACGATCGCGAAATGAAGCAAACAGTTATCGAAGTTCAAGGAGAAATGCAGTTGAACGCAATATTAGGAAAACTACATGATCGCTATCACGTTGAAGTGACTTTGGCACCACGAGAAGTACCTTATAGAGAAACCATAAAAGGGCGAGCGCAAGCCCAGGGTAGATACGTAAAGCAAACGGGCGGTCACGGCCAGTACGGAGTAGTGTTCATAGAAATTTGGCCTACTGAAAGATCAGCTGGCTACGAATTTGAAGATGCCATTTTTGGAGGAGCCATACCCAACAACTACATACCTTCGGTAGATAAAGGCATACGTGAGCGTATGAGCAAAGGCGTTATTGCCGGATACCCCGTTGTTGATGTACACGTAAAGTTGTTCGACGGAAAGTACCACCCAGTAGATTCTTCAGATATGGCTTTCCAAATTGCTGGATCTTTAGCATTCCAAGAAGCTTTCATGAACGCAAAGCCCATTCTTCTGGAACCCATTTACAAAATCACCATTAAAGTTCCAGAGGAATTGGTAGGTGACATAATGGGTGACATAAATGCTCGCAGAGGTAGAGTCCTTGGAATCAGTGCTGAAGGAAAATGGCAAGTCATCACCGCTGAAGTGCCTTACGCAGAGATTATTGAGTATGCTAAAGATTTTATGTCCATTACCGGAGGGCGTGGCATCTACAACACGGAATTTGTACGTTACGAAGAAGTACCACCCAACATTGCTGAACAAATCATCGAAAAGCGGAAAGCCATATTAGAAAAAGAAAAAGCAGAATAAAAGGTTTTTCACCAAAAAAGTAAACCCGTACCCGTATACCCCGTGGGGTATACGGGTATAATAATTTACGGAGTTATTAAAGTAGGAGGTGCCTGCATGGCAATTTTGAAAGAATCTGACAAAAAAGAGGTCCAAAAAAGACTCGCTGTCATGAACAAAACAGTAAAGGTAATTACATTTTTACCTGAAAGTGATATTATCGTGCCCGGACGTCGTGAATGTATGTACTGCAACGAAGTAAAAGAACTTATGTCAGATCTTGTGGCTACAACTGATAAACTTTCCTTAGTTTTGATCGACCCACTAAAGCAACCTGAAACTGCTCAAGAATACGGCCTAAAGAAAGATTCGCTCGGTTTCATGTACCCAGCGATAACATTCTCTGTCTTGGAAGATGATGGACAAGAAAAACACTACAACATTTGGTTCTATGGCATTCCTGCCGGATACGAGTTTGCAACACTTCTGGACGACATCATACTGCTTTCAACAGGTAATGTGAAACTTAATAAAGCTTTGCTACCTCAACTGGCTGCCATAAACACTAAGGTTACAATGGATGTGTTCGTAACACCTACGTGCCCCTATTGCCCCAAAGCAGTCTTCACAGCTCACCAGTTTGCTTATTTCAACCCAAATTTCACAGGAAATATGATAGAAGCCAGCGAGTTTGAAGAACTTACAAACCGCTGGAACGTCTACGGTGTTCCAAAGACTGTCATAAACGAAAAAATAGAGGTGGAAGGTGCCGTACCAGAGAACCTGATGCTTGACTACGTCAAAAACGCACTACTCTGAATAACAACAAGAAACATTAAGAATATAAGAAGGCTCCCAGTTTGCTTCTGGGAGCCTTTTTATATTCCTGTGATCATTAGCACTGACGAGCTATTTCTTTTATGCGGTTAGATAATGTCCAAACCTTCTCGGTGTCTACATTGTCCACTGAATGAGGATCCTCACCCATGATTTGAAACAGTTCTTGAATATTTGACTTTTCTTCTTCGGTAAGCTGATCTAGATCTACAGCCCCTGGGAAATTGGCAAGAGCCAAAGGAGGCCTATCAAATAGACCCAAGTACTGTCGGACATAGATGGGTCCGCCTATTTTTCCACCATTCCATGTTCTCTCGTCTTCGATGAGACTGATAGCCACACCGGCCCACATTCTTCCATAAAGATCACTTCTGTGTGTCTGTATAAACTCCAACATGTCTGGATTTAATTTGTGATTGTACACCCCGGCAACGAAGACAATGGCATCTCCCCAAAAAGACTCCACTTGTTCCACCGATTGAGCTTCACCATCAAGTGCTTCAGCAATGGCTTCAGCATAACGCTTTGAAGCTCCATGCCTGCTAACATAAATCACCTGTACCTGCATCTCTAAAGATCACCCCTTCCCTGATTTACTACTTCAATGTCTTTTACTCCGGGCAAGTCAGAGACTTTTTCTTTTATCTCATCGATAATTTCCTGCAAATAGGGATCATCGTGAGCAAAGGAGATTTCTATTCTGACTTTCCCATCGTCAACTCCAATGTATTTTACACGCTTCAAAGACACTATGTCCAAACCCTGAGGCGGGTAAATCACATGGTAAAGTTCCTCCCGCACTAAATCGGAGCTAAGTTCTTCTTCAGGAAGACGACCCGTTTTTCTAAGATAGTCCTTGATAGCCGCTCTTAAACCGTCCACAGCAAGCACTGAACAATGGTACTTAACAGGAGGAAGTCCTCCAAGTTCCTGGACTGCCTCTGTCCACTTGATGGACAGTGCTTCTTCTAAGGTCTTCCCTTTCGCCAAATCAGTAACAATGGAAGCTGTAGCTATGTTGCTGGCACAACCGTAAGATTCAAATTTTATGTCCTCGATGACATCGTTGTTTATCTTCAAATAAATGGCTATCTGATCCCCACATGCGGGGCTTCCCACAAGAGCTTCCGCATCAGGATTTTCTATAACCCCTTGGTTATGTGGGTTTTTAAAATGTTCAATTACTTTAGGATTGTATTTTATCGACATGCTCAAATCACTCCTTATAAACCTTTGGTGCTAACGGACTAATCTTGCGAAGCTTTGCCACAATACCTGGAATTACTTCCAAGAATTTGTCTACTTCTTCATCAGTGGTGGTCCACGTAAAGGTCATCCTGATGGCACCGTGAGCCCTTTCATAGTCTCCGTACATGGCAAGTATGACGTGGTTTGCCTCTAAGAATGGATTTGCACAGGCGGAGCCAGTATCCACCGTTATATCTTCCATATCCAGGTACATCTCCACTGATTCGCCTTCCACATATCTAAAGGTGAGACAGACATTGCTAGGCGACCTTAAGTCCCCCTCAGGACCGTTTAGCAATGTTTCTGGAACCAGTTCCATGGTTTCATTGATCAAACGATTGCGTATGTGTTTCATGTGTTCTATCTTCTGTTCCAATCCGTCTTGCATAAGCTCCAATGCTTTTGCAGCACCCACAATGGATGGCACGTCAGGGGTACCAGGGACAATTCTCGAATAAGCCTGACTACCGTATATGGGACCTTTTACAGGTACGCCTTTTTTCACCCACAAGGCCGTGACACCTTTTGGACCATGTATTCTTTCTATGCTGGCCGTAATAATGTCAGCATAGGGTGCTAAAGCAAGATCTGCCAATCTTCCCAAAGCCCAGGTCAAATCATAATGAATAAGCACTTCTGGGTTTACGTCCCTAATAATCTTACTAATATCCTTAACCGGTTGAATAGTACCTACCATGTAGTTCACAGCAGCCATGGTTACAAGCACTGTGTCTTTTCCAAGACTCTCACTTAGCGCATCTAAATCCACTAAGCCGTTTGAATCCACCGGTAAGTAAGTAACCTTGATTTTCCCGAGCTTCTCAAGTTGCTTCACCAAATCCATGGTAGTTCCGTGTTCAATAGACGTTGTTATGACGTGGGGAACCGTACCACTTTCAACGTTATTAAGTACACCCTGGATGGCAATGTTATTGGCCACAGCGTGGCTGGGTGCAAAGTGAACCTCGTCAGGTTTTCCTCCAAAGAACTTTGCGTAAGCCATCTGGCTGTTCTCAATAGCTTCTGCTGCCGTAGTTCCGGTATAGGTAAAGGAAGACGGGGCCCAGTACTTCTCGGTCCACCATGGTATCATTTCATCAATAACACTTTTATCCACATAAGTGGATCTGCAGTGGTCAAAATAAGCTCTCACCTGCTCATACACTCCTCTCTGATTTACATACACATTGTTTTACTTACTTGTTTTTTCAATCAGGACCTGCAAAGCTTTTGATAGTTCTTCGCTGCCCTTCTCGGGTAAGCATTTAGCCATACGGTCTCGGACCATAAGAGAAACTATTTTCTTCATAAGCCCCTGCACAGCAGCAATTTGAGTAGCGACCTCAGTGCAGCAAACACCATCAGAAAGCATGCGTTCCACCGCAGAAAGTTGCCCTACAGCTGTTTTAACCATTTGAAGTACTTCATCTCCATAAGCAGGTCCGTCATTTGTTTTCATAGAAGCATCACCAAAAATATTATACCCCCCATGGAGGGGGGTATATACAACAGATGAGCGCTGTTTAAACTCCAGATTACTAACTAACTTGGTAGCCTAAATCAAAAGCCTTTAAGTTGTTTTCGAGGTCTCTTGGCAGCACTTCTTCAAGCGCTTTTTCAATGACTTCTTTGGGAAGTAAGAATGACAGTACAGAAGCAGACTTTCCCAGCATGACACTGTTCACGTAAATGGTACTTCCCAGGCTCTTTGCCAAGGCCGTAGCATCAAACATATGACAAGGCCCAAACTCCTCTAGGTTTTTGCGAATCTCTTCTAACGACGGATAGACAGTGCTACCCAGGTTTGCCGATACAGGAACCATCTTAGCCTCGTTCACTATGAATGTGGTACCTTTTTTAGCATAGTTTATGTAGCGAATGGCTTCTAGTGGCTCAAAAGAGAGAAGCAAATCTGCAGTACCCTCTGGTACTGTGGAGGCAACAGGATTTTCCGAAATACGAACAAAACCAATAACTGAGCCCCCTCTTTGAGCTAAACCGTGAATTTCACCCACTGCGGCATAGTAGCCTGCCATCATTGCGGCTTTTCCCAAAACCTTCGCGGCAGTAAGTATGCCTTGACCACCTACGCCAGTTAAAACAATGTTGTATACCACTGCTGCCACCTCGCTCTCGATTCGTCACTCACAACATCAAAGTTCTTCTCCCCTTCAATGCTCTTCTCGTAAATGGCATTGTAAGGGCACACTTGTGCGCAGGCAGAACAACCCGCACAAAGATCTTCGTCAATGGAAACTTTCTTTTTGTCTCGGTCGAAAACCAAGGCTGGGCAACCCAGCAGGTTCACACACACCCTACACCCAGTACATTTTTCTTCTTCTACTGCGTACAGAGGAGCACGTTCTCCTCTTCTTTGAAGTTGCCTCTGCCTTAGCAGTGCACATGGCTGTTTAGCCACAATAACAGCCACGGTATATTCGTTTGCTTCCTTAATAGCCTCTTCCAAAGCCTGTAAATCGTATGGATCCACAGATTTTACATAATCAACACCCAGCCCACGAGCTACCTGCTCTATATCCAAGTGAGCACCAATGTCACCAGAAGCTGTTATACCCGTAGATGGGTTAGGTTGATGGCCTGTCATAGCTGTGATACGGTTATCCAATACGATGAGTGTGAGTTTGCTCCTGTTATATACTGCGTTCACCAAAGCAGGCAAACCCGTATGGAAAAATGTGCTGTCACCTATGGTAGAAATGACCCTTTCCTCCTGAGCCTTTGCCATACCGCTCCCCAAGCCTACCGATGCGCCCATAGCAATACATGTATCAATAGCTTTTAATGGATCCAATGCACCTAAGGTATAACAACCAATGTCTGAGGGTTTAACAGATTTCCTTTCCGTTTTCTTAACCATGTAAAAAACGTTTCTATGCGCACAGCCTGGACAAAGCACTGGAGGTCGAGGAGGAAGTGAAGGCACCTGAGCTATTTGTGGCTCTGTCACTGGTAGGTTCAGAATCCTTTCTAGAGCATTGCGGACTTTCCAGTAATTAAGCTCGTCAACTCTGGGGAGCACGTCTTTCCCATGCACCGGCACGCTCAACCCTGCTTCGTAAAGTATTGCTTTGATCATTTCTTCCAAAAATGGTTCTAGCTCCTCTACCACCAGCAAGACATCCAACTGTTTGGCAAACTCAACTATCAATTCTTTATCCAGCGGATAAACCATGCCCAGTTTAAGTATGTTTAACTGGGTGCCTAAGTCACGTTCCGCTTCCTTTACATAGAGATACTCCACGCCCTGTGTGATTACGCCAACTTTACCTGACCCTTCTAACCTATTGAGCTCATGGTTACGTGAAAAACTGATAGCTTGGTCCAACCGCTGCAGCACTTTAGGATGATTTTTCTTGGCGTTGGCTGGTAAACTTACGAACCTGACAATGTCGGGCTTAAAAGTTCCCTTCCTCCGGTTTCCTTGCCTAACGTTTTCACCTAACGAGGAAAACGTTACAGGACTTCGCGTATGACTAACTCGGGTTGTACTCCTTAGAAGAACCGGTGCACCAATCGATTCACTAAGTTCGAAAGCTATCTTAGTAAAATCTTTAGCCTCCTGAGGATCTGAAGGAACAAGTACAGGAACTCCTGCGAATTTGCCGAAAATTCGGTTATCTTGCTCGTTTTGTGAACTCCACATTCCTGGATCGTCAGCGGTCAAAATCACTAAGCCTGCTACCGCTCCCTGATAGGCAAGCGACATGAACGTATCTGCTGCAACATTAAGCCCTACATGTTTCATGGTTGCCATGGCTCTTAGGTTTGACCACGAAAAAGCCGTAGCCACTTCCAGGGCAACCTTTTCATTTGTAGAGTATTCCACATATACACCCGTCTCCTTCGCATATTTGCTCAACGTCTCGGTGACCTCTGTGGAAGGAGTTCCCGGATAAGCGGCTACGCATGCTACATCCGCTTCCAAAGCCCCCCTAGCAATGGCTTCATTACCTAACAAAAGATCAGAGCCCGTTTCATCTAGAAATGACATTAAGTTCACCTCCACTTAACATTGTACTACCCTTTCTTCGGCGTGTTAGAATCTAAAGTAGTTAATATAACCACCAATCAAAATAAGGAGGTACTAATGCAGCCACTGCAATATATTGGGCTCGCTCTTGGTGGCCTTTCTGTTTTCTTGTATGGTTTGCTTGCCTTCAGCGACTATTTAAAAGAATTAGCAGGCATTCGCCTAAGAACCATCATCACTCGAATTAGCGGAACAACTTGGAAAGCACTATTAACGGGTTTGATCGTAACCGCTCTCTGGCAGTCTTCTTCGGTAACAACAGTAGTTGCAGTTGCGTTGGTAAATGCGGGTATGCTACCATTTGAAGCCGCTCTAGGTTTGATTTTTGGGGCCAATATCGGAACTACTATTACTGCTCAAATAGTTGCCTTCAACATAACACAGTGGGGTTTGTTCATTCTTCCCATAGGTTTGATAACGTATTTGGTTGGCAAGAAGAAAAGAGCAAAGACTATTGGTCTATCGATTTTTTCTTTTGGACTCCTTTTATCAGGTCTATGGTTAATGGAACTAGGGCTTAGCCCATTAAAGGAATCTGCTTATCTGCAAAGTCTTTTAGTAGCGTTTAGTACTAAACCTTGGCTGGGTATATTAGCTGGTGCAGTATTTACTGGCATCATACAATCATCATCTGCGACAACATCACTAGTTGTGGCGATGGCACGTCAAGGATTAATGACGTTCGGCGCAGCAGTACCATTAGTACTGGGCGCAAATGTCGGTACCACCGTAACCGCTCTTTTGGCTTCTATTGGAACCAAACTAAGTGCTAGAAGAACGGCTGTGGCTCACCTGCTCTTCAACCTTGTCGGTGTCATCTTGATATATCCTTTTCTTGTTACAGGAATTTACCAAAACGCCGTAATAAGCATTTCTGAAATTTTCGGCGATGTTTCCTTACCACGCCTCATAGCAAATTCCCATACTTTGTTCAACGTCGTCTGGGCTTTGTTTTGGGCTTTCCAGGTAAATAACTTCGCTAAGCTCGTAAAGTGGCTAGTTAAAGGTGAGGAAAAGATTTTCACAAAGCCCGAGTATTTGCACGCAAACTTGTTGTCTGCTCCTTCTTTGGCTTTAGATGCTCTTAGAAGTACCTTAAAATACATGGCTGATGTGAGTATTAGCATGCTGAACTCTGTTGTCGAAATGATTCTCAAGGAAGAAAAGTATAATGGTGAAGAAATTTGGAATATGGAGAACTTAGTTGACGACCTTTACAGTGATGGCCTGCAGTATGCAAACAAACTAGCACAGACATCCTTGTCAGAAGAAGAAGTGGCATACTTAGCTGCCATTGTTCACAGCATGGACGATGTGGAAAGATGGGGCGACCACGCGACTAACTTGATAGAGTTCGCTGAATTCGTGTACGAAAATGATGTGCACTTTAGCCCCAAAGGTCAAGAATCCTTAAAACAGCTTTTTGGTCTAGTAAAGGCTAATTTGGACAGAGCACAACAGGTAATTGACAACGGTTTCTCAGAAAGCATTTTAGAACTTACGGTCCTTACCGAAGAACAGATTGATGCTTTAGTCAAGGAACTCAGAAACGAAAGAACCGAGCGCTTAATTCAAGGCGAAGTTTCTGTAAGTGCTGCAGTTATTTACGTGGACATTTTAACCAACTTAGAGCGTGTGGCTGACCATTGCCTTAATGTAGTGCAGAATTTTTCACGTATCCATGGAGAGAAGGTGAGCGATGAACGACGTCAATAAAGAACTTCGGAAGCAAGCCGCACTTCTGCTCAAGGTTCTTGGAATAATGATTGTATTCCCAGGATTTCTGATAACAGCGGCGCTAGCCATATTTGTGCCGCCAACGAACGAAGGCAAATATGCTAACGCTTTTGTAAGCTTAATACTATTTGTAATACTCTTCGCCCTGTTACAAGATGAAATATTCGCTTTTATCCGTAAGCTATTTGGGAAGAAGAGCTAGTAAAGCTGGAAGATTGAACGGTAAATCATCGGGAACTCGGCTACTAACAATGTTCTTATCCACCACCACTGGTTGGTTAACCCAGATGGCACCTGCGTTTTCCAAGTCGTCTTTTATGGCAGATACTGAAGTCATAGTTACTCCCTCAACTACTTTCGCTGAGATGAGCACTTGAGGTCCATGACAAATAGTTCCAATAGGTCTACCCAACTTGTAGAATGCTGAAACGAATTCCTTGACCTCGTCAAAGCGGCGAAGGCGATCGGGGGCATGCCCGCCCGGAATATAAAGCCCAACAAATTCTTCTGGCTTGTGTTTTGCCAAAGTTTCAGTTATCTGAAAATACAAGCCATTCTTTCCCTTCGCTAATTTGGGCTCAACACCTAGCACTACTGGCTCAAAGTTGTCTTCCTGCACCCTGAAATAAGGATAAAAGAACTCCAGGTCCTCAAAACCATCATCCAGCAATATGGCTATTTTCCCTGCCATGTGTGAACCTCCTTTCTTCTCAACTTAAGTTACTCACTTCTCTGCGCAACTAGCTCCATCTCAAAAAAAGCATTCATGGGCAATCCTGCTACCTGTATCATACTCCTAGCTGGTAAATCATTTCCAAAAAAGGCTGCATAGCGCTCATTAAGCTTTGCAGCATACGACATGTCTTTCATAAAAACCGTGGTTTTCACAACTGCATCTTTCGCAATACCTAAGGCCTTCAGCAATTCATTAACGTTAGCAAACATTTGTGAAAGTTGCAAATCAGGATCTTCTGGTAACGTTCCATCAGGTTTTGCACCCAACAGACCACTAACAAAAACAAGATTGCCACTTTCTACAGCATGGACATAGGGGCCTGTAGGTTTGAAAATCCCATCTACTACGTACCTTTTCACAAGCATCACCCCTTTACTAAACTTTAAAATCCAAACTTACTGTCGTGACTCGGCCAATAGCCTATATAAATGCAAACTGAACCACATCAACACTGACGAAAGCAAGAACAAGACTATTGGTCCTGTATTATAAATGTACCCACCTACAGCCGAAGCTAAACTGTTAAAGGCAGCAATAGTGGCCGTAAGGAGAGCAAAACCAATGTATGAGTAATCCTTAGGAACACGATGCGACACACCGCTGGTTATCAGCGAATACGTGTTCATGAAAGCGCCTCTAAAGAAAAACGCTACCCACAAAAACCACCTATTACTGATGAGAAGCATCGTTCCCAAGATGCCGCACCAAACGGATATCCTAAGTATGA
The genomic region above belongs to Coprothermobacter proteolyticus DSM 5265 and contains:
- the argR gene encoding arginine repressor, producing MERSKRTTAERLKTLREIIKTEPTSTQQELVEKLKQAGFKVTQSTVSRDLKKIGAMKVFLPDGTYEYTLPEATSLTIDERIVTIVKKSILDMQYRSPILVIKTVPGTARSVARAIDSLQLKKAIGSIAGDDTVFVLAQDDVGAFEIKEKLHDIMEK
- a CDS encoding elongation factor G; the encoded protein is MGLSEKTITVAVVGSVKSGKTTLVENLLAKAGVIDKPGKVESKNTVSDFDPFEQERQISINLTVEPLVWKNVKINFLDTPGFLDFKMDSMSAIKFSDAVLFVVDGSSDIGVTTEMLWDYYLNLEQKKPALFFLNKMDKAEADQSRVVDQIRSLLSNRAAPLSVHANDKVVSVFDDLSGLPEELRNAAAEYKEMVLDAVAEADDVVLEKYLSGEEITQEELSRCFKSAMANGNFFPIMAGSCINDSGLENVLDFLSENVSPLPVSDFPNADTVGIVLKTYMDPYVGRISVIKMLKGSLTTGSQLWNPDTEQLITIPKVSFIVGKKIVDAETVAAPDIGAIVKVEELATNSVLCTPNVKVDVPRLDVPQPLLPKAIEPKTKSDQEKLLSSLHKIQTEDPSFIVFYDREMKQTVIEVQGEMQLNAILGKLHDRYHVEVTLAPREVPYRETIKGRAQAQGRYVKQTGGHGQYGVVFIEIWPTERSAGYEFEDAIFGGAIPNNYIPSVDKGIRERMSKGVIAGYPVVDVHVKLFDGKYHPVDSSDMAFQIAGSLAFQEAFMNAKPILLEPIYKITIKVPEELVGDIMGDINARRGRVLGISAEGKWQVITAEVPYAEIIEYAKDFMSITGGRGIYNTEFVRYEEVPPNIAEQIIEKRKAILEKEKAE
- the pdo gene encoding protein disulfide oxidoreductase, translating into MAILKESDKKEVQKRLAVMNKTVKVITFLPESDIIVPGRRECMYCNEVKELMSDLVATTDKLSLVLIDPLKQPETAQEYGLKKDSLGFMYPAITFSVLEDDGQEKHYNIWFYGIPAGYEFATLLDDIILLSTGNVKLNKALLPQLAAINTKVTMDVFVTPTCPYCPKAVFTAHQFAYFNPNFTGNMIEASEFEELTNRWNVYGVPKTVINEKIEVEGAVPENLMLDYVKNALL
- a CDS encoding MFS transporter, translating into MQIIAALRRYRTALTENPAPLLWFSVASFLYFMGFSFYFTVFNLYLSEIGFTQSVIGTVLSARSFGSVLMTIPAALIINRIGYRYNFLTAMGLAVAVQVLILLTKSVPMLVLLGGLLGTADALFMIGISPFIMDHTKEEYRNELFSLNNALHTFAFAGGSFLTFISGFLGVRDPIALYRGIMWTGVLCASLGMVIVTLKVHTSLRISLSNPFTRERLGSLRGFTPLLIVLIVPRTLVGLGASLIIPFMNLYFKDIFTLPGPQIGLIYTLGQLATAAGMLLVPLVVRRLGKVRTVVITELFSLPFMFILAKAGSLAYAIPSFLIRQALMNMSTPVSQQFNMENNACAF
- a CDS encoding iron-sulfur cluster assembly scaffold protein, with product MSIKYNPKVIEHFKNPHNQGVIENPDAEALVGSPACGDQIAIYLKINNDVIEDIKFESYGCASNIATASIVTDLAKGKTLEEALSIKWTEAVQELGGLPPVKYHCSVLAVDGLRAAIKDYLRKTGRLPEEELSSDLVREELYHVIYPPQGLDIVSLKRVKYIGVDDGKVRIEISFAHDDPYLQEIIDEIKEKVSDLPGVKDIEVVNQGRGDL
- a CDS encoding metal-dependent transcriptional regulator, giving the protein MVEDTAPTQREEDIIEAIYRNPHRDQGVTVSELCKALVLAKPTVSLMVKKLQEKGLVTREPYKKIFLTKQGTEKAKAILRRHEAIKEILIKSGTPEDIAELDACKMEHFLHTETLEALMNSLFDPKEKERHNKKQPI
- a CDS encoding flavodoxin domain-containing protein, whose amino-acid sequence is MQVQVIYVSRHGASKRYAEAIAEALDGEAQSVEQVESFWGDAIVFVAGVYNHKLNPDMLEFIQTHRSDLYGRMWAGVAISLIEDERTWNGGKIGGPIYVRQYLGLFDRPPLALANFPGAVDLDQLTEEEKSNIQELFQIMGEDPHSVDNVDTEKVWTLSNRIKEIARQC